The Acidicapsa acidisoli genome contains a region encoding:
- a CDS encoding REP-associated tyrosine transposase has translation MIPKREVATNNGQTYFVTSNTAERRSFFRHERWAKLFLETLYNYRPERYLLHGFVLMPDHFHVLITPRASLEFAVQCLKGGFSFRAKRELGWMGEVWVAGFSDHRIRDDEDYRTHLAYIARNPVKARLVEQARQYPYSSANGEFDLDSFPRGLKPRPFKAKTIREFSIKRRRARRHLRRANPRLFKAKTIHVIDKTNN, from the coding sequence ATGATACCGAAGCGAGAGGTTGCCACCAATAATGGGCAAACTTACTTCGTTACCTCGAATACTGCGGAACGTCGGTCGTTCTTTCGGCATGAGCGATGGGCAAAGCTATTCCTCGAGACGCTGTACAACTATCGGCCCGAGCGATACCTGTTGCATGGATTTGTTTTGATGCCCGACCATTTTCATGTTTTGATCACACCGCGAGCAAGTCTTGAATTTGCGGTGCAGTGCTTGAAGGGTGGATTTTCGTTTCGGGCGAAGCGGGAGTTGGGATGGATGGGCGAGGTTTGGGTGGCAGGGTTTTCGGATCATCGCATTAGGGATGACGAGGATTACAGAACCCATTTGGCGTATATTGCGCGCAATCCGGTTAAGGCTCGGCTTGTAGAACAGGCACGGCAGTATCCGTATTCATCGGCGAATGGTGAGTTTGATTTGGATTCATTCCCTCGGGGGCTAAAGCCGCGCCCTTTCAAAGCAAAGACAATCAGGGAGTTTTCAATCAAACGCCGTCGAGCAAGACGGCATCTCAGACGGGCCAATCCGCGCCTTTTCAAAGCAAAGACTATTCACGTGATCGACAAGACTAACAACTAA
- the carA gene encoding glutamine-hydrolyzing carbamoyl-phosphate synthase small subunit — MQATLALEDGRFFTGEGYGAPGECLGEVVFNTSLTGYQEIATDPSYAGQIVVLTNPQIGNYGTNQADNEAAKPYIEGLIVREFSAVSSNWRSEQVTDEYMERYKVPVLAEIDTRALVRHLRTHGVMRGVISTAETNVEKLVAKARSIRRMDGTDLARVVSTKTSFAFDDADVRNQTSDKLLRGTNPEESGKPLLHVVAYDFGIKLNILRMLTRESCRVTVVPAETRADEVLALKPDGVFLSNGPGDPEPVDYAVKAIQEMMGRTPIFGICLGHQLTGLALGGKTYKLKFGHHGGNHPVKNLTNGKVEITAHNHNFAVDPESINANEVELTHVDLNDNTLEGLRHKTLPLFSVQYHPEAAPGPHDSQYLFRDFRKMMDEWKG; from the coding sequence ATGCAGGCGACTCTTGCGCTCGAAGACGGGCGCTTTTTTACGGGCGAAGGGTACGGCGCTCCGGGTGAATGCCTGGGCGAAGTGGTCTTTAATACTTCACTTACTGGATACCAGGAAATCGCGACTGACCCGTCTTATGCGGGGCAGATCGTAGTCCTTACCAATCCACAAATTGGGAACTACGGCACCAATCAGGCCGATAATGAGGCTGCCAAGCCTTATATCGAGGGGCTGATTGTGCGCGAGTTCTCCGCAGTTAGCTCCAACTGGCGCTCTGAGCAGGTCACGGACGAGTACATGGAGCGCTACAAGGTTCCGGTGCTTGCGGAGATCGATACGCGTGCGCTGGTGCGGCATCTGCGCACGCATGGCGTGATGCGCGGGGTCATCTCCACGGCCGAGACGAACGTTGAAAAGCTGGTCGCCAAGGCGCGGTCTATTCGCAGGATGGATGGGACGGATCTGGCGCGGGTTGTTTCGACGAAGACTTCGTTTGCGTTCGACGATGCGGATGTGCGGAACCAGACTTCGGACAAGCTGTTGCGGGGGACGAATCCGGAAGAGTCAGGAAAGCCGCTTCTTCATGTGGTGGCTTACGATTTCGGGATCAAGCTGAACATTCTGCGCATGTTGACGCGCGAGAGCTGCCGGGTGACGGTGGTTCCGGCGGAGACGCGAGCGGATGAGGTGCTGGCGCTGAAGCCGGATGGCGTCTTTCTGTCGAACGGGCCGGGCGATCCGGAGCCGGTGGACTACGCCGTGAAGGCGATCCAGGAAATGATGGGACGAACGCCGATCTTTGGGATTTGCCTGGGACATCAGCTCACTGGTCTCGCGCTTGGCGGCAAGACCTACAAGTTGAAGTTCGGGCATCATGGCGGGAACCATCCGGTGAAGAACCTGACCAACGGCAAGGTGGAGATTACGGCGCATAACCACAACTTTGCTGTCGATCCGGAGTCGATCAATGCCAACGAGGTTGAGCTGACGCATGTGGATCTGAATGACAACACGCTGGAGGGATTGCGGCATAAGACGCTGCCGCTGTTCAGCGTGCAGTATCATCCGGAAGCTGCGCCGGGGCCGCATGATTCGCAGTATCTCTTTCGGGATTTCCGGAAGATGATGGATGAGTGGAAGGGATAG
- a CDS encoding acyltransferase family protein, translated as MPATQLAPSLSASSETDAQRPRLLSIDVYRGLTVAGMILVTNPASYDHVYPQLTHALWNGVTLTDMIAPAFLFVIGVSLAFSFAARIRRGATRVQLAVHTLQRCAGLIVLGLILNGFPDFSLRYLRIPGILQHIAVCLSIGGLLHCFTGRASSEGGFRSNVSVLAVASLVLIATDWVLMRFIPVPGYGAGHLDPFGNMGGFVDRFLFGTNHLWPWGNYWWDPDGTVTTLTASTNLILGILAGDFLRSSSTRSRKLFVYVAGGAVLALAGVALNPIYPINKKIWTPSYTLLADGFCLVALALLHRMLDREPCSAWLEKLCVPARVFGTNAILAFAFTTIANALAPRIFLYSSQGELLRLPAYAYDAFARFLAPNNASLLYAVLFVLFNLLLVWPFYRKGVFLKL; from the coding sequence ATGCCTGCCACGCAACTTGCGCCCTCTCTGTCTGCCTCGTCCGAGACTGACGCTCAGCGACCTCGCCTGCTTTCGATTGACGTTTACCGGGGGCTCACCGTGGCGGGCATGATCCTGGTTACCAATCCTGCCAGCTACGATCACGTTTATCCGCAACTGACGCATGCGCTCTGGAACGGCGTTACGCTGACCGATATGATCGCGCCGGCGTTTCTGTTTGTGATCGGTGTGTCTCTGGCGTTCTCGTTCGCGGCTCGGATCCGGCGTGGGGCGACGCGGGTGCAGCTTGCTGTTCATACGCTCCAGCGTTGCGCTGGACTGATCGTGCTTGGCCTGATCCTCAATGGCTTTCCGGATTTTTCGCTGCGTTATTTGCGGATTCCCGGAATTTTGCAGCATATTGCGGTTTGTCTCTCCATAGGCGGTCTGCTGCATTGCTTTACCGGCCGCGCGAGTAGCGAAGGAGGCTTTCGCTCCAATGTTTCGGTTCTGGCTGTGGCATCTTTGGTTCTGATTGCAACAGACTGGGTCCTGATGCGGTTTATTCCCGTGCCGGGGTATGGCGCTGGGCATCTTGATCCCTTTGGCAATATGGGTGGCTTTGTGGACAGATTCCTGTTTGGCACGAACCATCTGTGGCCCTGGGGTAATTATTGGTGGGATCCCGACGGCACGGTTACGACGCTCACGGCTTCCACGAATCTCATCCTTGGCATCCTGGCGGGAGATTTTCTGCGCTCATCCTCCACTCGGTCTCGGAAACTCTTTGTGTATGTTGCGGGCGGTGCGGTGCTGGCGCTGGCTGGTGTAGCGCTCAATCCGATCTACCCGATCAATAAGAAGATCTGGACTCCGAGCTACACGCTGCTTGCGGACGGTTTTTGTCTTGTTGCTCTGGCGCTGCTGCACCGGATGTTGGATCGCGAACCGTGTTCCGCATGGCTTGAAAAGCTCTGTGTGCCTGCGCGCGTTTTTGGGACGAATGCGATTCTTGCTTTTGCATTTACGACGATCGCGAATGCGCTTGCTCCGCGGATCTTTCTCTACTCGTCTCAGGGTGAGCTGCTGAGACTGCCGGCTTATGCCTATGATGCGTTTGCACGCTTTCTCGCGCCCAACAATGCTTCGCTGCTGTACGCAGTTCTTTTTGTCTTGTTCAATTTGCTGTTGGTCTGGCCTTTCTACCGCAAAGGCGTATTTCTCAAGCTTTAA
- the lepB gene encoding signal peptidase I, which translates to MMDTNAPQTLPEEPSFEETPVQPAETAARRPGGWKLWLRDLVFSAAASVLIITFLYQPVRVEGTSMLPRLVDQDRLFINKFVYHFEAIERGDVVVFRYPRNPQVSYIKRIIALPGDRLRIDRGQVFVNNKAISEPYVPEDFRDARSLDPMVVPQGEYFVLGDHRSIASDSRDFGPVKRDLIYGKATFIYWPTQDVGVVR; encoded by the coding sequence ATGATGGATACGAACGCGCCACAGACTCTTCCAGAGGAGCCCTCGTTTGAGGAAACTCCGGTTCAGCCGGCAGAGACTGCGGCGCGCCGGCCGGGTGGGTGGAAGCTGTGGTTGCGGGACTTGGTTTTTTCTGCCGCAGCTTCGGTGCTGATTATCACCTTTCTTTATCAGCCTGTCCGAGTTGAGGGAACGAGCATGCTGCCGCGGCTGGTGGACCAGGACCGTCTGTTCATCAACAAGTTTGTCTACCATTTCGAGGCTATCGAACGCGGAGATGTCGTAGTCTTCCGTTACCCGCGCAACCCTCAGGTCAGCTATATAAAGCGAATTATCGCGTTGCCGGGTGACCGGCTGCGCATCGATCGCGGTCAGGTGTTTGTCAACAACAAGGCGATCAGCGAGCCGTATGTACCCGAGGATTTTCGGGATGCGCGATCGCTTGATCCTATGGTGGTGCCGCAGGGTGAGTATTTCGTCCTGGGCGACCATCGCTCGATTGCGTCTGACAGCCGGGATTTTGGTCCGGTCAAGCGAGACTTGATCTACGGAAAAGCTACCTTTATTTACTGGCCGACGCAGGATGTCGGCGTCGTTCGCTGA
- a CDS encoding serine hydrolase domain-containing protein, whose product MSIELNLESDPGEQQSRFPEAYAVLREAIEAQAFPGCAFGLLHNGKVSLLDSLGKFTYDHAQSPAVAPDTLYDVASLTKVVSTTSAAMLLHQRGQLDLETPMGELLPGFVIGRDPSQHARRVTIRHMLAHSSGLPGYVPLFHTATTPYAVLRGCLELPIEAEPGTRAEYSDPGFILLGKALEAILREELAPWVRREVFLPIGMTSSRYCPGPHLRAEIPPTEEDELFRQRRIQGEVQDEHAFLLKGAGGHAGLFSNVPDLLRFALSVLEPDSNLLFAPKTIELFAQRQAPKGSSRALGWDTPSEESSSGNFFSANSIGHLGYSGCSLWIDRDAKLAVILLTNRTWPNRESQLIRTVRPAFHDAIRKAL is encoded by the coding sequence TTGTCCATCGAACTCAATCTCGAATCCGACCCAGGCGAACAGCAAAGCCGCTTCCCGGAAGCATACGCCGTTTTGCGCGAAGCCATTGAGGCGCAGGCCTTCCCCGGTTGCGCGTTCGGCCTGCTGCACAACGGCAAAGTCTCGCTCCTCGATTCCCTGGGAAAGTTCACCTACGATCACGCGCAGTCTCCCGCTGTCGCTCCCGACACTCTTTACGACGTCGCCAGCCTGACCAAAGTTGTTTCCACTACGTCAGCAGCCATGCTCCTCCACCAACGCGGTCAGCTCGACCTCGAAACCCCAATGGGAGAGCTCCTCCCCGGCTTCGTGATCGGCCGCGACCCGTCCCAGCATGCCCGCCGCGTAACCATCCGTCACATGCTTGCCCACAGCTCCGGGCTTCCCGGCTACGTCCCCCTCTTCCATACGGCAACCACGCCCTACGCCGTCCTGCGCGGCTGCCTTGAACTTCCAATTGAAGCCGAACCCGGAACCCGCGCCGAATACTCCGATCCCGGCTTCATTCTCCTAGGAAAAGCTCTTGAAGCGATCCTTCGCGAGGAACTGGCTCCCTGGGTTCGCCGCGAAGTCTTTCTCCCTATCGGAATGACCTCTTCCCGCTACTGCCCCGGACCTCATCTCCGTGCCGAGATTCCTCCCACCGAAGAGGACGAGCTCTTCCGCCAACGGCGAATTCAGGGGGAAGTCCAGGATGAGCACGCCTTTCTGCTCAAAGGAGCGGGCGGCCACGCCGGCCTCTTCTCCAATGTTCCCGACCTGCTCCGCTTCGCCTTGTCTGTCCTCGAACCAGACAGCAACCTGCTTTTCGCGCCCAAGACAATCGAACTCTTCGCCCAGCGCCAGGCGCCGAAAGGCAGTTCGCGCGCCCTCGGCTGGGACACACCCTCCGAGGAATCCTCGTCCGGGAACTTCTTCTCTGCAAATTCCATCGGACACCTTGGCTATTCCGGCTGTTCGCTCTGGATCGACCGCGACGCGAAGCTCGCTGTGATCCTGCTCACCAACCGCACCTGGCCCAATCGCGAGTCGCAACTGATTCGCACAGTTCGTCCGGCCTTTCATGATGCAATCCGAAAAGCTCTGTAA
- the murQ gene encoding N-acetylmuramic acid 6-phosphate etherase — translation MTMLTSSTTHDPSSTTEKPKRDTAAQLQQLTTESQNEASQGLDTKSALEIARIINHEDSKVAAAVKKALPEIAQVIDQVARSLRDGGRLIYVGAGSSGRIAALDASECPPTYSTVPGQVQYIMAGGPKALASAVEVNEDSEELGQRDIARRRPTRKDVVIGLSASGRTPYVVAAVAYARARGAKTAAVTCNYDTALAGAADIAIVAEVGPEVVSGSTRMKAGSAQKMVLNMITTGAMTRLGYVYENLMVNVHMQNSKLVERGIRILMRACGIDRETAVNTIKSAGRSVPVALVMLKAKVDKPEAVRRLAKSDGNVRLAIEDTVLEL, via the coding sequence ATGACGATGCTCACCAGCTCGACTACGCACGATCCGTCCAGCACGACCGAAAAACCGAAGAGAGATACGGCGGCGCAGCTCCAGCAACTCACAACCGAGAGCCAGAATGAGGCTTCACAAGGTCTCGATACCAAGTCAGCCCTTGAAATTGCTCGCATTATCAATCACGAAGATTCAAAGGTCGCCGCAGCCGTCAAGAAAGCCCTTCCTGAAATTGCCCAGGTCATCGACCAGGTCGCACGCAGCCTCCGTGACGGTGGCCGCCTGATCTACGTCGGCGCAGGATCGAGCGGACGCATCGCCGCCCTCGACGCCTCTGAATGTCCTCCGACCTATTCCACGGTTCCCGGTCAGGTCCAGTACATTATGGCCGGCGGCCCAAAAGCCCTCGCCTCTGCCGTCGAAGTCAACGAAGACTCCGAGGAACTCGGCCAGCGGGACATCGCCCGCCGCCGCCCCACCCGCAAAGACGTCGTTATCGGCCTGTCCGCCTCAGGCCGCACCCCATACGTCGTAGCGGCCGTAGCGTACGCCCGCGCCCGCGGAGCTAAAACCGCCGCCGTCACCTGCAACTACGACACAGCCCTTGCCGGCGCCGCGGACATCGCAATCGTCGCCGAGGTAGGGCCCGAGGTCGTCTCCGGTTCCACTCGCATGAAAGCCGGCTCCGCTCAGAAGATGGTGCTCAACATGATCACCACCGGCGCCATGACTCGCCTCGGCTATGTCTACGAAAACCTGATGGTTAACGTGCACATGCAGAACTCCAAGCTCGTCGAGCGCGGCATCCGCATCCTCATGCGCGCCTGCGGCATCGACCGTGAGACTGCCGTCAACACCATCAAGAGCGCGGGCCGCAGCGTCCCCGTCGCCCTCGTCATGCTCAAGGCCAAGGTAGATAAGCCGGAAGCTGTCCGCCGCCTTGCCAAATCCGACGGCAATGTCCGTCTCGCCATCGAGGACACCGTCCTCGAACTGTAA
- a CDS encoding DUF5597 domain-containing protein: MRGLGLGRWFMVAGVMMGFGESIAILANSYVEAAEKQGAETARPVTSRTGQIGQIPKIVEKDGRYTLMVDGEPYLMLGVQANNSSAWPDYLGKVWPAAETLHANTVELPVYWEQIEATQGKFDFSLVDMILKQAREHKLHLVLLWFGTWKNGSSHYTPEWIKLDQGKYPFVRNQDGKTVDSPSTFSPARLEADKTAFRALMRHLNQSDPEHTVLLVQVENEAGVWGAVRDYGAEAEKAFAGPVPEKLLQSMGKRPGSWREVFGDDADEIFQAWCTATYIEQVAAAGKAEYALPLYVNAALRDPIHPGKPPSYESGAPTDNEIGLWKLAAPDISAVAPDIYLADYAKYMKVMELYKRPDNPLLIPETGNTPAFAKYVFAAVGQGAIGWSPFGLDLSRYSNQSDGPTEMSSDALKPVAELYALLAPVARELAKWSFEGKLQGVSEDVDNHRQMLQFDGWKAVVSYGMPSFGDWVQPKGNTPADGGVLIAQLGPSEFVIAGHHARVDFNPGEAGKKRLFLKVEEGNYDPKGVWKTTRLWNGDQTDWGLNLNADADFLLRVKMTTF; this comes from the coding sequence ATGAGAGGCTTGGGGCTGGGGCGTTGGTTCATGGTTGCAGGGGTGATGATGGGTTTTGGGGAATCGATTGCGATTCTCGCGAATAGCTATGTAGAGGCGGCAGAGAAGCAGGGGGCGGAGACCGCAAGGCCGGTTACCAGCCGGACTGGTCAGATCGGTCAGATTCCAAAGATCGTTGAGAAGGATGGCCGGTACACCCTGATGGTGGACGGGGAACCGTATCTGATGCTTGGAGTACAGGCAAACAACTCCAGCGCATGGCCGGATTATCTTGGGAAGGTCTGGCCGGCTGCGGAGACACTGCACGCAAACACCGTAGAATTGCCGGTCTATTGGGAGCAGATCGAGGCGACGCAGGGCAAATTCGACTTCAGTCTTGTCGATATGATCCTGAAGCAGGCGCGCGAACACAAGTTGCACCTGGTGCTGCTGTGGTTTGGTACGTGGAAGAACGGCAGTTCTCATTACACGCCGGAGTGGATCAAGCTGGATCAGGGTAAGTATCCCTTTGTGCGCAATCAGGACGGGAAGACAGTGGATTCCCCGTCGACGTTTTCGCCAGCCCGCCTGGAGGCGGATAAGACGGCGTTTCGAGCGCTGATGCGGCATTTGAATCAGTCCGATCCGGAACATACGGTGCTGCTGGTGCAGGTGGAAAACGAGGCCGGAGTCTGGGGCGCCGTGCGGGACTATGGTGCGGAGGCGGAAAAGGCATTTGCGGGGCCGGTTCCGGAGAAATTACTCCAGTCCATGGGCAAGCGGCCTGGGAGTTGGCGCGAGGTCTTTGGCGATGATGCGGACGAGATATTTCAGGCTTGGTGCACGGCCACGTATATCGAACAGGTTGCCGCTGCGGGGAAGGCGGAATATGCGCTGCCGCTCTATGTGAATGCGGCGCTGCGGGACCCGATTCACCCTGGTAAACCGCCCAGCTATGAGTCTGGCGCGCCTACGGATAACGAGATCGGGTTGTGGAAGTTGGCTGCTCCGGACATCAGTGCGGTTGCACCCGATATTTATCTGGCGGATTACGCGAAATACATGAAGGTCATGGAGTTGTACAAGCGTCCGGACAATCCGCTGCTGATTCCGGAGACGGGCAACACGCCGGCTTTCGCTAAGTATGTCTTTGCTGCTGTGGGCCAGGGAGCGATTGGATGGTCGCCGTTCGGATTGGATCTTTCGCGTTACAGCAATCAGAGCGACGGGCCGACGGAAATGTCGTCGGACGCTCTGAAGCCCGTTGCGGAGCTGTATGCGCTGCTAGCTCCCGTCGCGCGCGAGCTAGCTAAGTGGAGTTTTGAGGGCAAGCTGCAGGGGGTGAGCGAGGATGTGGATAATCATCGCCAGATGCTGCAATTTGACGGCTGGAAGGCGGTGGTAAGCTACGGGATGCCTTCGTTTGGCGACTGGGTTCAGCCGAAGGGAAATACCCCAGCGGATGGCGGTGTGTTAATTGCGCAGCTTGGTCCGAGCGAATTTGTGATTGCGGGGCATCATGCCCGGGTGGACTTCAATCCGGGAGAAGCGGGCAAGAAGCGCCTGTTTCTCAAAGTCGAGGAAGGGAATTACGACCCCAAAGGCGTGTGGAAGACGACACGCCTTTGGAACGGCGACCAGACCGATTGGGGTCTGAATCTGAACGCGGATGCGGACTTTTTGCTCCGAGTGAAGATGACGACGTTTTAA
- the murA gene encoding UDP-N-acetylglucosamine 1-carboxyvinyltransferase, giving the protein MDKFIVRGGNPLIGTIRVSGAKNSALPCMAAAILTEEKVTLENIPQVHDIETERKLLASMGAEVELGYGRAQHRTTISCKNLSDPVAKYEIVKTMRASSLVLGPLLARCGMARVAMPGGCAIGGRPIDLHLKGLEKMGAEIVQEHGYLEARAKRLKGAHIVFDKITVTGTEDLLMAAVLAEGETLMENCAREPEVTDLAAMLTAMGAYIEGAGTPTIRVTGVTRLHGVQHRINPDRIEAGTFLVAGAITRGDLIVANCNPDHLGAVVGKLQESGARVDLLNNDSIRVRAEGDLRATDISTQEYPGFPTDMQAQYMALATQSQGVSQVRENIFENRFMHVQELVRMGANISVDGRTATVRGGSRLSAAAVMCSDLRASASLVLAALVADGESILDRVYHMDRGYERIEEKLRGVGAQIRRMGNIFTRREEPGSAE; this is encoded by the coding sequence ATGGACAAATTCATCGTTCGCGGCGGCAATCCGCTGATTGGCACCATTCGCGTTTCGGGAGCCAAGAACTCAGCACTGCCTTGTATGGCCGCTGCCATTCTCACCGAAGAAAAAGTCACCCTCGAAAACATTCCCCAGGTCCACGACATAGAGACGGAGCGAAAACTTCTCGCCTCAATGGGCGCCGAGGTAGAACTCGGCTACGGGCGCGCGCAACACCGCACCACCATCTCCTGCAAGAACCTCTCCGACCCTGTCGCCAAGTACGAAATCGTCAAGACCATGCGCGCAAGCTCATTGGTTCTCGGCCCGCTCTTGGCTCGCTGCGGCATGGCTCGCGTCGCCATGCCCGGCGGCTGCGCCATCGGCGGCCGTCCCATCGACCTGCACCTCAAGGGCCTCGAAAAAATGGGCGCAGAGATCGTCCAGGAGCACGGCTATCTTGAAGCGCGCGCCAAGCGCCTCAAAGGCGCGCACATCGTCTTCGACAAGATCACGGTAACTGGAACCGAAGACCTGCTCATGGCCGCCGTCCTCGCCGAGGGCGAAACCCTCATGGAAAACTGCGCCCGAGAGCCCGAAGTGACCGATCTCGCCGCCATGCTCACCGCCATGGGTGCGTACATTGAAGGAGCCGGAACGCCGACCATCCGCGTCACTGGCGTGACCAGACTGCACGGAGTCCAGCACCGCATCAATCCGGACCGCATCGAAGCTGGAACCTTCCTCGTCGCGGGAGCCATCACGCGCGGCGATCTGATCGTCGCTAACTGCAATCCAGACCACCTCGGCGCAGTCGTTGGGAAACTACAGGAATCCGGCGCTCGCGTCGACCTGCTCAACAATGACTCCATTCGTGTCCGCGCCGAGGGCGACCTGCGCGCCACCGACATCTCCACCCAGGAATATCCCGGCTTCCCGACCGACATGCAGGCTCAATACATGGCGCTCGCCACACAATCCCAGGGCGTATCCCAGGTGCGCGAAAACATCTTCGAGAACCGGTTCATGCACGTCCAGGAGCTCGTCCGGATGGGCGCCAACATCTCCGTCGACGGCCGCACCGCCACCGTGCGCGGCGGATCTCGTCTCTCCGCCGCCGCAGTCATGTGTTCCGATTTGCGCGCCTCGGCGTCTCTGGTTCTGGCCGCGCTGGTCGCAGACGGCGAATCGATCCTCGACCGCGTCTATCACATGGATCGCGGCTACGAGCGGATCGAAGAGAAGCTGCGCGGGGTGGGAGCACAAATCCGGCGCATGGGAAACATCTTTACCCGTCGCGAGGAGCCAGGTTCTGCTGAGTAG
- a CDS encoding GGDEF domain-containing protein: protein MDWSKIPDVLAVASLACAFFSISRQNRTAQHHLWLLGWIMIAIHFIGFMFANIPGVVGTIGSIVGLISLIDAGVFFMWATVPSESGISSRRMALVTLFSMAIYAGLACLDSAPGWAFDACAVFIAIGPLAVGLFYIRYAQHALRWLTVGLQFALGAELLVLRRQSGGNNELCIDAILFVVYLGCCLYFLYTHKIETTGSIITVGGFFAWAMVFVIAPAMGHYMPNFKIEDEVWNLPKYVVAIGMLLLLLEKQIERSQYLALHDDLTALANRRLFQDRLISAMERARRSGSTIALMQVDLDRFKEVNDSFGHHVGDLLLQHVAALLDRRVRRSDTVARTGGDEFSIILEEPSTRRDAEMVAESLIVILAEPFQLAGKMVRVGASIGIAVFPDDAQDSDSLCIEADLRMYQVKQDRREATRVPREKVMSHFDSQTLAS, encoded by the coding sequence ATGGATTGGTCGAAGATTCCCGACGTGCTGGCGGTTGCCTCTCTTGCATGCGCTTTTTTCTCTATTTCCCGGCAGAATCGAACTGCCCAACACCACCTCTGGCTCCTGGGCTGGATCATGATCGCCATCCACTTCATTGGCTTCATGTTCGCCAATATTCCGGGAGTCGTCGGAACCATCGGCTCGATCGTCGGGCTCATCTCCCTCATTGATGCCGGCGTCTTCTTCATGTGGGCAACCGTCCCGTCCGAATCCGGAATCAGTTCGCGAAGAATGGCCCTAGTCACGCTCTTTTCGATGGCCATCTACGCGGGGCTCGCCTGCCTCGACAGCGCTCCCGGCTGGGCCTTTGATGCCTGCGCGGTCTTCATCGCAATTGGCCCGCTGGCAGTCGGCTTGTTTTACATTCGATACGCACAGCACGCCTTGCGCTGGCTCACCGTAGGCCTTCAGTTCGCTCTCGGCGCCGAGTTGCTCGTTCTTCGTCGTCAGTCCGGCGGCAACAACGAGCTTTGCATCGACGCGATCCTGTTTGTCGTTTACCTCGGCTGCTGCCTGTATTTCTTGTACACACACAAGATAGAAACCACCGGCTCGATTATCACCGTCGGCGGTTTTTTCGCCTGGGCAATGGTCTTCGTCATAGCACCGGCAATGGGACACTATATGCCGAACTTCAAGATTGAGGACGAAGTCTGGAACCTGCCCAAGTACGTGGTCGCCATCGGCATGTTGCTTTTATTGCTCGAAAAGCAGATCGAGCGCTCCCAGTACCTCGCCTTGCATGACGACCTGACCGCGCTCGCCAATCGCCGTCTTTTCCAGGACCGGCTCATAAGCGCCATGGAGCGAGCCAGGCGCTCCGGCTCCACCATCGCTCTCATGCAGGTCGATCTGGACCGCTTCAAGGAAGTAAACGACTCCTTTGGGCATCACGTCGGCGATCTACTGTTGCAACACGTCGCGGCCTTGCTCGACCGGCGAGTCCGTCGCTCCGACACAGTCGCCCGCACCGGAGGAGACGAGTTTTCGATCATTCTCGAAGAGCCTTCCACCCGCAGAGACGCAGAGATGGTCGCCGAGTCGTTGATCGTGATTCTCGCTGAACCATTCCAGTTGGCGGGAAAGATGGTCAGAGTAGGCGCAAGCATCGGCATCGCGGTCTTTCCAGACGACGCTCAGGACTCTGACTCCCTATGCATAGAAGCAGATCTCAGAATGTATCAAGTTAAGCAGGATCGACGCGAAGCAACCAGGGTCCCGCGCGAAAAAGTCATGAGCCACTTCGATTCCCAAACACTGGCCAGCTGA